DNA from Candidatus Methylomirabilota bacterium:
TGATACCAGCCTGATCCAGCGCGATTTCAGCCGCCTTTCCGGTCAGATCTTTCCCTCGCAGATCGATCAGGAGAAGATGGGTATCGGTTCCGCCGGAGACCAGACGGAAGCCGTGACCTTGCAGCGCCTCTCCCAACGCCTTCGCATTCGCGACGATCTGACGCTGATAGGAGGTAAACTCCGGCGAGAGCGCCTCGGCAAATGCCACCGCCTTGGCCGCGATAATGTGCATCAGCGGACCGCCCTGCATCCCGGGAAAGACCTGCTTGTTCAAGACCGGGGCATACGCCGCTTTACACATGATCATCCCGCCTCGCGGACCACGAAGCGTCTTGTGGGTGGTGGTGGTGACGA
Protein-coding regions in this window:
- the glyA gene encoding serine hydroxymethyltransferase (catalyzes the reaction of glycine with 5,10-methylenetetrahydrofolate to form L-serine and tetrahydrofolate) is translated as VTTTTHKTLRGPRGGMIMCKAAYAPVLNKQVFPGMQGGPLMHIIAAKAVAFAEALSPEFTSYQRQIVANAKALGEALQGHGFRLVSGGTDTHLLLIDLRGKDLTGKAAEIALDQAGITVNKNAIPFDGAKPTVTSGIRIGTPAVTTRGMREGEMREIANLIADVLKDVSNTAALVGVAARVKELCDAFPLYREQLALSSPHLT